A window of the Arachis duranensis cultivar V14167 chromosome 5, aradu.V14167.gnm2.J7QH, whole genome shotgun sequence genome harbors these coding sequences:
- the LOC107488034 gene encoding cytochrome P450 84A1, producing MDTIQKPLLSIANFELQPLYMAAMLVIPLMLLLGLVSRIRRRPPYPPGPKGLPIIGNMLMMEQLTHRGLAKLAKEYGGIFHLRMGFLHMVAISDPDSARQVLQVQDNIFSNRPATIAISYLTYDRADMAFAHYGPFWRQMRKLCVMKLFSRKRQESWESVRDEVDKVVGSVVSNTGKPVNIGELVFNLTKNIIYRAAFGSSSQEGQDEFIKILQEFSKLFGAFNVADFIPFLGGIDPQGLNNRLVEARAALDSFIDGIIDEHVHKVKNNNNNNDHSNNIEESDMVDELLAFYSEEAKLNNEADDLHNSIKLTKDNIKAIIMDVMFGGTETVASAIEWAMAELMRSPEDLKRVQQELAQVVGLDRRVEESDFEKLTYLRCALKETLRLHPPIPLLLHETAEETTVGGYFIPKRARVMINAWAIGRDPSSWEEPETFRPGRFLKAGVPDFKGSNFEFIPFGSGRRSCPGMQLGLYALELAVAHLLHCFTWELPDGMKPSEMDMSDVFGLTAPRATRLVAVPTKRVLCPLS from the exons ATGGATACGATTCAAAAGCCACTACTAAGCATAGCCAACTTTGAGCTCCAACCGCTCTACATGGCCGCCATGCTCGTAATCCCACTGATGTTGCTGCTAGGTTTAGTCTCTAGAATCCGCCGAAGGCCACCGTATCCACCAGGGCCTAAAGGCTTACCCATCATAG GCAACATGCTTATGATGGAACAGTTAACACACCGTGGGCTGGCTAAGCTAGCAAAAGAATACGGCGGAATCTTCCACCTGCGCATGGGGTTCCTCCACATGGTGGCGATTTCCGACCCTGACTCAGCACGCCAAGTCCTCCAAGTCCAAGACAACATCTTCTCCAACCGTCCTGCCACCATAGCCATAAGCTACCTAACCTACGACCGGGCCGACATGGCCTTCGCCCACTACGGCCCCTTCTGGCGCCAGATGCGTAAGCTCTGTGTCATGAAGCTCTTCAGCCGCAAGCGCCAAGAGTCATGGGAGTCCGTCAGAGACGAAGTCGACAAGGTGGTCGGTTCCGTCGTCTCCAACACCGGAAAACCCGTCAACATTGGCGAACTCGTTTTCAACCTTACCAAGAACATCATCTACCGCGCCGCGTTCGGGTCCAGTTCCCAAGAAGGTCAAGACGAGTTCATCAAGATCCTTCAGGAATTCTCGAAGCTTTTTGGAGCTTTCAACGTCGCAGATTTCATCCCTTTCCTTGGTGGAATCGATCCTCAGGGCCTTAACAACAGGCTCGTCGAGGCTCGAGCTGCGTTGGACAGTTTCATTGACGGGATCATCGATGAGCATGTTCACAAGgtaaagaacaacaacaacaacaatgatcACAGTAATAATATTGAAGAGTCTGATATGGTGGATGAGTTGTTGGCTTTCTACAGCGAGGAGGCCAAGCTAAACAATGAAGCGGACGATCTGCACAACTCTATCAAACTCACAAAGGACAACATCAAAGCCATCATTATG GACGTGATGTTTGGAGGTACAGAGACGGTAGCGTCGGCAATAGAGTGGGCCATGGCAGAACTCATGAGAAGCCCAGAAGATCTGAAGCGGGTTCAACAAGAGCTAGCCCAAGTTGTGGGCCTGGACCGTCGGGTAGAGGAGTCCGACTTCGAGAAGCTCACCTACCTCCGTTGCGCCCTCAAGGAGACCCTCCGCCTCCACCCGCCGATCCCTCTCCTCCTTCACGAAACAGCGGAAGAAACAACCGTCGGGGGCTACTTTATCCCGAAGCGGGCGCGCGTCATGATCAACGCGTGGGCCATAGGAAGGGATCCGAGCAGCTGGGAGGAGCCGGAGACGTTCAGGCCCGGGCGGTTCTTGAAGGCCGGCGTTCCGGACTTCAAGGGAAGCAACTTCGAGTTCATACCGTTCGGATCGGGTCGAAGGTCTTGCCCGGGGATGCAGTTGGGGCTGTACGCGCTTGAGCTGGCGGTGGCCCATCTACTCCACTGCTTCACGTGGGAGCTTCCCGACGGGATGAAGCCGAGCGAGATGGACATGAGCGACGTCTTCGGACTCACCGCTCCCAGAGCCACTCGCCTCGTCGCTGTTCCCACAAAGCGCGTGCTCTGCCCTCTCTCTTAG